CGGCCACGTCCCCTGGCGCCGCGCCCGCGCGTGTCGCTGCTGGTGCCCGCCCGTGACGAGGCGCAGACCCTGCCGGTCACGCTGCCCGGCGTGCTGGCGCAGGGCGCGGCCGAGGTCATCGTGCTGGACGACCACAGCGCCGACGGCACCGGGGACGTGGCGCGGTCGCTCGGCGCGCGTGTCCTGCCGGGGCAGCCCCTCCCGCCGGGCTGGGTGGGGAAGTCCTGGGCGTGCCAGCAACTCGCGCAGGCCGCGACCGGCGACGTCCTGATCTTCACGGATGCCGACGTCCGCTGGCATCCCGGCGCGCTGGACGCCGTGGTGCACGACCTGAACACCTCAGGCGCGGACCTGCTGACGGTGCTGCCGCGCGCGGAGGGCCTGCGCGGCGGCGCGCGGCTGCTGACCCCGCTGGTGGATGTGGTCGTGCTCACGTGGCTGCCGTATCCGCTGCTCCAGCTGCCGTTCCGGCTCGCCACCACCGCCCACGGCGCGGTCATGGCGTTCCGCGCCCCTGCGTACCGGGCACTCGGCGGGCACGCGGCCGTACGGACCGAGCTGCTGGAGGACACCCAGCTCGCCCGGCACCTCAAGGCGGCGGGCGGCCGGGTGGCGCAGGCGCTCGGGCAGGAGCTGATCGGCATCCGCATGTACGGCGACTACGCGCAGTCCGTCGCGGGTTTCAGCAAGAACGCGCGCGGCGTTCACCTGGACTCGCGGGCGCTGATGCTGCTGCTGGCGGCGGTGCACCTGGGTGTGTATACCCTGCCGTGGCTGCTGCCCGCCCGCACGCGCGGCCACCGGCTGCTGCGGGCGCTGGGCCTGCTGGAACGCACGGCCGTGAACGTCATCGTGGGTCGCCGCTCGCCCGCGGACCTCGCCGAGGGCCTGCTCTCGCCGCTGACGCCGCTGGCCGCGCTGCCCGCGTACCGCCGCGCCCTGCGCCGCACCGTGGAGTGGAAGGGGCGGCGCTACCCGTCCTGACGCTCACGTGTCAGTCCCAGAAACCCACGTGCACGGCGGCGGCCTCGTCCTCCAGCGCGGGGCCGAGCACCTCGACGGCCCGCTGCCCGCGGGCGAACACCTCGCGGCAGGGGAGGGCCAGGGTGGGGTTCTCGGGGTGGCTGCCGGTCAGGGTCAGCAATCGGGCCTCCGACAGGGCGTACACCACCCGGCCCACGCCGCACCAGTACGCGGCCCCGGCGCACATCGCGCAGGGTTCGGCGCTGGAGTACAGCGTGCAGCGGCGCAGCTGCGCCGGGTCCAGCCGCCGGGCGGCCTGCGCCACCGCGACAAGTTCGGCGTGCCGAGTCGGATCGCCCTCCGGCGGGCGCGAGCCGTTCACGGCCTCGGCCACCACCTCGCCCCGGTCGTCCACGACCAGCGCCGCGAAGGGATGGTGGCCCTGCGCGCGGGCCTGCCCGCTCAGGGCGATGACCTGCCGCAGGAAGTGCAGGTCGGTCTCGGTGGGCGTGCTGGTCACCTGCCCAGCTTACCCGGCCGTGCGCTGCAGACGACAAGCAGCGCTCCATGGCAATGACCGTCCGCGTGGAGCGCTCGCAGGTCCTGGTCTACTTCTTGGGTTCGTCCGCGACCTGGCCGACCACGCCGGGCACCACCCACGACAGCGTGTTCAGGTCGGCCACGCTGACGGTCTTGCCGGCGGGCACGCGCAACACGCCGTTGCGGTCCTTGATCGGCCCGGTGAAGGGATCGAAGGTGGGCGTGGGCTTGCTCATGTCGGCCAGCACCTGCGTCACGCGGTCGTACACGCTCATCTTCTTGCCGTTCACGGTCATGGTCGCGGCCTTGAGCTGCGCCGTCCACTTGGGGTTCACGACCATGCCGTAGTCCGCGCCGACCTCGACTGCGCCCTTGTTCAGCAGCCACCAGTAGTCCACGTTCTGGAGGTTTTTGGTGGTGTACGTGCCGCTGTGCACCTTGGTCAGGAAGTCGATGTAGATCTTGTCCCAGTGCACCAGCTGCCCCGAGACCGTGTAGTCCGGCGCGTACTTGATCATGGAGTTGTAGTGGCTGAAGCCCGGCAGCTTCTTGCTGGCGATGGTCTGGAGGCCGGTGGCGCTGTCCTCGCTGCTGGTCAGGACGTCTGCGCCGCCCGAGATCAGGGCCTCGGCGGCCTCGCGGGCCTTGGTCGGATCGAACCACGAGTTGATCCACGTGACGTTCACGTTCGCCTTCGGGTTCGCGGCGCGCACGCCCAGCGCGAAGCCGTCGAGGTGGCGTTTGAGTTCCGGAATGGGGAAGGTGCCCAGGAAGCCCACCTTGCCGGTCTTGGTCAGCGCCCCGGCGATCAGGCCGTTCACGTAGAACACCTGATAGAAGTCCGCCATGTACGTCGCCATGTTCGGCGCGCGCTTGTATCCGGCGTTGTGCGCGAAGATCACGTTCGGGTACTTCTTCGCGGCGGCCAGCGTGTCGTCCATATAGCCGTAACTCGTCGTGAAGATCACCTGGCACCCCCGCGCCACGAGTTTGTCCAGCACCGGCATCGCCTGGCCCTCGGGGACGCTCTCGACGGTGCTGCTGTCCAGCCACGGCAGGGCCTTCTGCGTGATCAGGCGGCCCTGCTCGTGCGCGTATGTCCACCCGCCGTCCCCGACCGGGCCGGTGTACACGAAGCAGGCCTTGAGTTTCCCGCCCGCCTGGGCCTGGGCGGTGGGGGCGAGGGTCATGGTGGTGCTCAGCAGGGTCAGGGTGGCGAGCAGGGGTCGTTTCATGGCAGTCCTCCGCGTGGTGATGGGAGCGTTGCGGTGATTCGTGAACTATGTCCAAAATTCTAATAACGAATTGCGGAATGTATAGCCGGAGTTCCCTGCAAACGGCATGAAATGTGCATCCCTTTGCACAATTGGTGGACACTCTGCTGGCCACGCCGCCCCTGCCGAGCCGTTCACGCCGGCGTGCGACACTGGGGCACGACTTCTGGAGGGACGCCATGACCCAGCCCGACCTGCCCGCCGACGGCGTGTATTTCCGCGCCTGCAATCTCTGCGAGGCCATCTGCGGCCTGCGCCTCACGGTCGAGGGTGGCCGCGTGACCGACGTGCGCGGCGACCCCGACGACCCCCTCAGCCGCGGCCACATCTGCCCCAAGGGCACGGCGCTGCCGGACCTGCACGCCGACCCCGACCGCCTGAAACGCCCGCTGCGCCGCGTGGGCGACGCCTGGGAGGAACTGGAGTGGGACGCCGCGCTGGACTTCGTGGCCGCGCGCCTGAGCGCCGTCCGGGACGCGCATGGCCCGGACGCCGTGGCGAGCTTCCAGGGCAACCCCAGTGTGCACAACAGTGGCACGCTGCTGTCGGCCAGCGCGTTCCTGAAGGCTATCGGCAGCCGCAACCGCTTCACCGCGACCAGCACCGATCAGTTGCCGCACCACTTCGCGGGCGCGGAGATGTTCGGCCACCCGCTGCTGCTGCCCATCCCGGACATCGACCGCACGGACTTCTTCCTGATGCTGGGGGCGAATCCGGCCGCGAGCAACGGCAGCATCCTGACCGCGCCGGGCATGCGCGGGCGCCTGAAGGCCATCCGCGAGCGCGGCGGGCGCGTGGTGCTCTTCGACCCGCGCCGCACCGAGAGCGCCGCCCTTGCCACCGAGTACCACCCCATCCGGCCCGGCACCGACGCGCTGCTGCTGCTGGGGCTGCTGAACGTGATCTTCGTGGAGTTCCTGGAACGCCTGGGGCACCTGGAGACCTTCACGGACGGCTTGGAGGCGCTGCGGCAGGCGGCGGCCCCCTACACGCCGGTAGCAGTCGCGCCCGCCACGGGCGTGCCGGCGGACGTGATCCGCGGCCTGGCGCGCGACTTCGCGCGGGCGGAGCGGGCGGTCGCCTACGGCCGTATCGGGCTGAGCGTGCAGAGCTTCGGGGGCTTGTCGCAGTGGCTGGTGAACGCGCTCAATATCGTCACCGGACACCTCGACACGCCGGGCAGCGCGATGTTCCCCCGCCCCGCCTTCGACCTGCTGCTGCGCGCCAGGGCCGGCGAGGTGCACCACGGGCGCTACACGTCGCGGGTGCGGGGCCTGCCGGAATTCGACCATGAACTCCCGAACGTCACGATGGCCGAGGAGATGCTCACGCCGGGCGACGGGCAGGTGCGCGCACTGGTCACCATCGCCGGCAATCCGGTGCTGTCCACGCCGGACGGCGCGCGCCTCGACCGGGCGCTGGCGGGCCTGGACTTCATGGTCAGCATCGACCCCTACCTGAACGAGACAACCCGCCACGCGCACGTGATCCTGCCGCCCGCCACCGGTCTGGAGGTCGGGCACTACGACGTGATCTTCCACCACTTCGCGGTGCGCAACACCGCCCGCTATTCCGATCCGGTGTTTCCCATCGGGCCGGACCAGCGCTATGACCACCAGATCTTCGCGGGCCTCACGGAGCGCCTCACCGGCAAGGCGGGCACGTCGCCCGAGGCCCGCCTGAATCTGGGCCTGAAGCACGGCCCGTACGCCACCAGCGTCGAGGACCTGCGCGCCCACCCGCACGGCATCGACTACGGCCCGCTGACGCCGTGCCTGCCGGAGCGCCTGCTGACCGCAGGCGGCCGCGTGCACCTCGCGCCCGCCGCGATGCTGGCCGACCTGCCGCGCCTGCACGCCACGCTGCGCGCCCCAGTGCCGCCCCTGGTGCTGATCGGCCGCCGCGATCTGCGCAGCAACAACTCCTGGATGCACAACACGCCCCGCCTGATGCGCGGCCCCGCGCGCTGCACCGTGCAGCTCCACCCGCACGACGCCCGCGGCCTTCAGGACGGCCAGGACGTGACCGTGCAGTCGCGCGTGGGCGCCGTGACCGTGCCGCTGGAGATCACGGAGGACGTGATGCCGGGCGTCGCGTGCCTGCCGCACGGCTTCGGCCACGGGCGGGTCGGCGTACGCCTCGCGGTCGCGCAGGCCCACGCGGGGGCCAGCGTGAACGACCTGACCGACCCGGAGCGCGTGGACGCCCTGACCGGAAACGCCGCCCTGAACGGCGTGCCGGTCACGGTGCGCGCCGCCGTGACCGAGGCGATGTCCGCCGACTGACCGCTGCGTTCAGTGGCTCGCGGCCTGCTCCAGCGCGAGGCGGATGAACGCCCGCGTGAGGTCGAGGTCGCCCGGCACGGCCGGGGTGCCCACGCGCCCGAACTGACCGGGGTGCTGCGCCCACGCGCGTTCCAGCAGCGCGGCCCAGCCGGGCCAGCGGGCCTGCGCCCACGTCACGGCGGCGCGCTTGGAGTGCACCTCGCCCGTCTCCAGGGTGTGCAGCATCCGCGCCACGCTCAGCGCGACGTACGGCTGGCGCCAGCCGTCGTCCAGCGCACTGGGATTGGACAGCAACTCGGTGCACCACGCCCGCAGCGTCGCGTCCACCTCGGCACGCAGGGCGTCCGGCGTGACCGGATCGATCAGGTCGCGGGGTCCCGGCCCGGCCAGGGCGAGGCCGTGCTCGCGGGCGATCCAGCGCACCACCAGGGTGTTGTCGTGCGCGGAGTGCTCCAGCACCACGCTGCCGTTGTCGAAGTACGGCACCGGAGTGCCCGCCGCGTCGGGGCTCTGCAGCACGTCCAGCGGCATGTACGAGCCCTCCAGATGCCGCGCCCACGGCGTGCTGAGGTCATGCAGGTGCCGGTGCAGGGCCTGGACCGCCCGCTCGCGCGCCGGCGT
This sequence is a window from Deinococcus metalli. Protein-coding genes within it:
- a CDS encoding BMP family ABC transporter substrate-binding protein codes for the protein MKRPLLATLTLLSTTMTLAPTAQAQAGGKLKACFVYTGPVGDGGWTYAHEQGRLITQKALPWLDSSTVESVPEGQAMPVLDKLVARGCQVIFTTSYGYMDDTLAAAKKYPNVIFAHNAGYKRAPNMATYMADFYQVFYVNGLIAGALTKTGKVGFLGTFPIPELKRHLDGFALGVRAANPKANVNVTWINSWFDPTKAREAAEALISGGADVLTSSEDSATGLQTIASKKLPGFSHYNSMIKYAPDYTVSGQLVHWDKIYIDFLTKVHSGTYTTKNLQNVDYWWLLNKGAVEVGADYGMVVNPKWTAQLKAATMTVNGKKMSVYDRVTQVLADMSKPTPTFDPFTGPIKDRNGVLRVPAGKTVSVADLNTLSWVVPGVVGQVADEPKK
- a CDS encoding aminoglycoside adenylyltransferase domain-containing protein, with the protein product MTDSIPTGIADLDALLEQLARGARLILGPEFVAAFLHGSFALGDADDGSDVDFMVVVRSPLTPARERAVQALHRHLHDLSTPWARHLEGSYMPLDVLQSPDAAGTPVPYFDNGSVVLEHSAHDNTLVVRWIAREHGLALAGPGPRDLIDPVTPDALRAEVDATLRAWCTELLSNPSALDDGWRQPYVALSVARMLHTLETGEVHSKRAAVTWAQARWPGWAALLERAWAQHPGQFGRVGTPAVPGDLDLTRAFIRLALEQAASH
- a CDS encoding nucleoside deaminase, which produces MTSTPTETDLHFLRQVIALSGQARAQGHHPFAALVVDDRGEVVAEAVNGSRPPEGDPTRHAELVAVAQAARRLDPAQLRRCTLYSSAEPCAMCAGAAYWCGVGRVVYALSEARLLTLTGSHPENPTLALPCREVFARGQRAVEVLGPALEDEAAAVHVGFWD
- a CDS encoding molybdopterin-dependent oxidoreductase; this translates as MTQPDLPADGVYFRACNLCEAICGLRLTVEGGRVTDVRGDPDDPLSRGHICPKGTALPDLHADPDRLKRPLRRVGDAWEELEWDAALDFVAARLSAVRDAHGPDAVASFQGNPSVHNSGTLLSASAFLKAIGSRNRFTATSTDQLPHHFAGAEMFGHPLLLPIPDIDRTDFFLMLGANPAASNGSILTAPGMRGRLKAIRERGGRVVLFDPRRTESAALATEYHPIRPGTDALLLLGLLNVIFVEFLERLGHLETFTDGLEALRQAAAPYTPVAVAPATGVPADVIRGLARDFARAERAVAYGRIGLSVQSFGGLSQWLVNALNIVTGHLDTPGSAMFPRPAFDLLLRARAGEVHHGRYTSRVRGLPEFDHELPNVTMAEEMLTPGDGQVRALVTIAGNPVLSTPDGARLDRALAGLDFMVSIDPYLNETTRHAHVILPPATGLEVGHYDVIFHHFAVRNTARYSDPVFPIGPDQRYDHQIFAGLTERLTGKAGTSPEARLNLGLKHGPYATSVEDLRAHPHGIDYGPLTPCLPERLLTAGGRVHLAPAAMLADLPRLHATLRAPVPPLVLIGRRDLRSNNSWMHNTPRLMRGPARCTVQLHPHDARGLQDGQDVTVQSRVGAVTVPLEITEDVMPGVACLPHGFGHGRVGVRLAVAQAHAGASVNDLTDPERVDALTGNAALNGVPVTVRAAVTEAMSAD
- a CDS encoding glycosyltransferase, coding for MRAVRAALAFLAVKGVILGINALCFPRLRPRPLAPRPRVSLLVPARDEAQTLPVTLPGVLAQGAAEVIVLDDHSADGTGDVARSLGARVLPGQPLPPGWVGKSWACQQLAQAATGDVLIFTDADVRWHPGALDAVVHDLNTSGADLLTVLPRAEGLRGGARLLTPLVDVVVLTWLPYPLLQLPFRLATTAHGAVMAFRAPAYRALGGHAAVRTELLEDTQLARHLKAAGGRVAQALGQELIGIRMYGDYAQSVAGFSKNARGVHLDSRALMLLLAAVHLGVYTLPWLLPARTRGHRLLRALGLLERTAVNVIVGRRSPADLAEGLLSPLTPLAALPAYRRALRRTVEWKGRRYPS